The following coding sequences lie in one Zingiber officinale cultivar Zhangliang chromosome 2B, Zo_v1.1, whole genome shotgun sequence genomic window:
- the LOC122046703 gene encoding DNL-type zinc finger protein-like — protein sequence MSAAAHVASAPACPFLIPTQLGRRAPIGLQAPGQTHRVHRLRVQHSALACRQLRLHRPNSRIFLLSCAAGDAAASESLPGSSSSQEIKLPRRNLLVEFTCDSCGERTRRLINRVAYEKGTIFLQCGGCLVYHKFVDNLGLVVEYDMREDSGSDSDQ from the exons ATGTCCGCCGCCGCTCACGTTGCGTCCGCTCCGGCGTGTCCCTTTCTCATTCCGACACAACTCGGCCGCCGCGCGCCTATTGGATTGCAGGCTCCGGGCCAAACCCACCGTGTCCACCGGCTACGGGTGCAGCACTCTGCCCTCGCCTGCCGCCAACTCCGCCTTCACCGCCCTAATTCccgcatcttcctcctttcctGCGCCGCGGGTGATGCTGCTGCCTCCGAGTCACTTCCTGGTTCTTCCTCGTCTCAG GAAATAAAACTTCCTAGGAGGAATTTGCTGGTCGAATTCACATGTGACTCATGCGGTGAAAGAACCAGGAGGCTCATCAATAGAGTTGCATATGAAAAAGGAACAATATTTTTACAG TGTGGAGGGTGTCTGGTATATCACAaatttgttgataaccttggtctTGTGGTTGAGTACGATATGCGTGAGGATTCAGGTTCAGATTCTGATCAGTAG
- the LOC122046700 gene encoding SURP and G-patch domain-containing protein 1-like protein: MDKEKDLFVNDGYFMERIKRLQQEKGVVAAATDQPKSTTSSSSSVALKPTTIVSKRPLEVKFNDIKKGTPQTSGGKLAFSLKQKTKVALAPVKFIADEEEDAEDTVVSRDEHIKRQKLGQGDTHHSSSQLEDVAPSSPSDPAVRKVADKLASFVAKNGRQFEHVTCQRNPGDTPYKFLFDHNCSDYKYYEHRLFEEEKTLAQLKESKTSNSDKGSTSTSRTSTGSQRSTFQQHPNYQTPASALYGSYEGSSSYGRSESSGASDADPITMMEFYMKKAAQEERMRQPKLSKDEMPPPASLQAHKRGHHMGDFIPQEEMEKFMSSCNDAAVTKAAREASEKAKIQADNIGHKLLSKMGWKEGEGLGSDKRGRANPVMAGEVKKDNLGVGAQKPGEVNPDDDIYEQYKKRMMLGYRHRPNPLNNPRKQYY; this comes from the exons ATGGATAAGGAAAAGGATCTGTTTGTAAACGATGGATATTTCATGGAAAGGATCAAGCGACTCCAGCAAGAGAAAGGAGTTGTTGCAGCAGCCACTGATCAGCCTAAATCTACTACTTCATCCAGCTCTTCTGTTGCCTTGAAACCTACAACGATAGTTAGCAAAAGGCCATTAGAAGTGAAATTCAATGATATCAAGAAGGGAACCCCCCAGACTTCCGGTGGCAAGCTTGCTTTTAGCTTGAAGCAGAAGACAAAAGTTGCATTGGCACCAGTTAAATTCATCgcagatgaggaagaagatgcTGAAGATACAGTTGTATCCAGAGATGAACATATTAAGCGTCAGAAGTTGGGTCAGGGTGATACTCACCATTCATCCTCACAACTGGAGGATGTTG CACCATCTTCTCCTAGTGATCCAGCAGTCAGGAAAGTTGCAGATAAGCTAGCAAGTTTTGTCGCCAAAAATGGAAGACAATTCGAGCATGTCACATGCCAAAGGAATCCTGGTGACACGCCTTACAA GTTTTTGTTTGATCATAATTGTTCAGATTACAAATACTATGAGCATAGACTCTTTGAAGAGGAAAAAACTCTTGCACAATTGAAGGAGTCCAAGACATCAAATTCTG ACAAGGGAAGCACCTCAACTTCTAGAACATCAACTGGTTCTCAAAGAAGCACTTTCCAACAGCATCCAAATTACCAAACACCTGCATCGGCTTTATATGGATCTTATGAGGGGTCTAGCTCTTATGGGAGATCTG AATCCAGCGGAGCTTCAGATGCAGATCCTATTACTATGATGGAGTTTTACATGAAGAAAGCTGCACAGGAGGAAAGGATGAGGCAGCCAAAACTATCCAAGGATGAAATGCCACCACCGGCTTCTCTTCAAG CTCATAAAAGGGGTCATCACATGGGTGACTTCATTCCGCAAGAAGAGATGGAGAAATTTATGTCTTCTTGTAATGATGCGGCTGTAACGAAAGCTGCTAGAGAGGCTTCAGAAAAAGCTAAAATTCAGGCTGACAATATCGGTCATAAACTTTTATCTAAAATGGGTTGGAAAGAAG GTGAGGGTCTCGGCAGTGACAAACGTGGCCGTGCAAATCCAGTTATGGCAGGAGAAGTGAAGAAGGACAATTTAGGTGTTGGCGCTCAAAAACCTGGTGAGGTTAACCCGGATGACGATATCTACGAGCAGTATAAGAAAAGAATGATGCTTGGTTATCGTCACAGACCAAACCCACTG AACAATCCGAGAAAACAATACTACTAG